The following nucleotide sequence is from Pirellulales bacterium.
TTCGCCGCAGAAGGATCGCAGCTTTGTGGGCTTTCGGTTTGCCGACCCCGCCAAGGTGACCCACGTGGCGCGGAGCACAGCGGTGATGACCCCCTTCTTTGTGATTCCGGCGGGCGCCGAAGATTATCAGGTCACGGCCGATAACACGCTGGAGCACGACATCACGCTTTTGAACATGACCCCACATATGCACACGCGTGGCAAGGCGTTCCGGTACGAAGCGTTTTACCCCAACGGCGAGCAGGAGATCTTGCTTGACGTGCCGGCCTACGACTTCAACTGGCAAACCACCTATAACCTGACCGAGCCAAAGACCCTTCCCAAGGGAACGCGGCTGGTTTGCACCGCGCATTGGGACAACTCGGAGAACAATCTCTCCAATCCCGATCCGACCAAACAGGTGACCTGGGGCGACCAGACGTTTGAAGAGATGATGATTGGCTTTTATGTCGAGGTTTATCCCAAAGGGAGCGTGCCAGAAAACGCATCGCTCGGCCGCGCGTTTGGCCGAATCGATCCCGAAAAGGTCTTTGCGGCCCTCGACGCGAATCGCGACGGCAAGTTGACCAAGGATGAGTTGCCCGACGAAATGGGCGAACGACTATTGCTGGCCGACCGCGATCGCGATGGCGGCATCAACAAAGAAGAGCTGACCAACATTTTGAAGCTGTTTTCGCGGGGCGGCCCGCGGCGCGACCGTGGCTCCGACGCCGAGCGCGAGCCAGCGGCCGAAACGTCAACAGATGGATAATTGTTGATGGATGGTGGTGAATGGGTTAGCCTAAGGGTCACTTCGGCTGCCGCGCAGGCAGCCACGACCCGCCCGCCCCATGCGCCCCGCCATGTCGCACACCGCTCGTTCCATCGCCCGCCTCGCGCTTGTGAGCTTGCTCGCGGCGCTTTGTTTGATGCTGGAGGTTGCCGGCGGCGCGGAGGCCAATCGCCTTCCGCCGGCGGCGCTTGAGAGTGACTCGTCGCGCGTGATCTTTGAGCTGGATGTGCAGCCGATTTTCACGGCGGCTGGGTGCAACACCGGCGCCTGCCACGGCAAGGCCCGCGGTCAAAATGGCTTTGCGCTGTCGCTGTTGGGGTTCGACCCCAATTTTGACTACGACTCGATCGTACTGCAAAGCCGTGGTCGGCGCGTGTTTCCGGCTGCGCCCGATTACAGTTTGCTGCTGCAAAAGCCCAGCGCCCAACTGCCCCATGGCGGCGGCAAGCGGCTCGATCCCGCCGGGCCCGAGTACCAGACGGTCCGCCGTTGGATCGCCACCGGCATGCCCCGGGCCACCAAGGACGATCCCACCGTCGTGGGCATCGCGCTGGCGCCTGCGCAGCACGTGCTGCCGGCCAACTCGCGCGAGCAATTGGTGGTCACCGCCGAATATTCGGATGGCACAACGCGCGATGTGACCCGCCTGACTAGCTTTGCTTCCAACGAGGCGGCGGTGGTGTCGGTCGACCGACAAGGGCAACTGACCGCCGGCGCGCTCCCTGGCGAGGCGAGCATCATGGCGCGCTATATGGGCAACATCGCCACCTGGAACACGGCCGTGCCGCTGGCCGACTCCGTCGATCCGCAAGTTTACGCCGGGCTGCCACGCTACAACGTGATTGACGGCCATGTTTGGAATCGCTTGCAAACGCTTGGCATCACTCCCAGCGAGCCGGCCGCCGACAGCAAACTGCTGCGGCGACTCTATTTGGACATCATCGGCCGGTTGCCCACCCCGCAAGAAACGCGCGATTTTCTGGCCGACGCGTCGCCCGACAAGCGCGGCGAGCTGATCGACGCGCTGCTGGCGCGTCCGGAGTACGCCGACCATTGGGCCAACAAATGGGCCGACCTGCTGCGGCCCAATCCGTATCGCGTTGGCATCAAGGCCACCCGCAGCCTCGACGCCTGGCTGCGCGACGCGTTTCGGCGCAATCTGCCGTACGACCAGTTTGTGCGCGGACTCGTCACCGCGCAAGGCAGCACTTGGCGCAACGGCGCGACCACTATTTTTCGCGATCGACGCTCGCCGGACGAGATCACCACGCTCGTCAGCCAGCTATTCCTCGGCACGCGGCTCGAATGCGCCAAGTGCCATCAGCACCCATTCGAAATTTGGGGACAGAAGGACTTTTACAGCCTGGCCGCGTTCTTTGCGCGGGTGGGCTACAAGGGTACCGGCCTATCGCCACCCATCTCCGGTGGCGAAGAAATCATCTTCACCGCCGACAGTGGCGACGTCCGCCACCCCTTGACAGGTGAGACGCTGCCGCCGCGTCCGCTGTTTGGCGCGGCGCGCGAGATCGGCCCCGAAGACGATCCACGCGTGGTGCTGGTCGATTGGATGCTGGCCGACGGTCGCCAGCCCTTTGCGCGCGTGGCCGTTAACCGCGTCTGGGCCGAACTGATGGGGCGCGGACTCGTCGATCCGGTCGACGATCTGCGGGCGACCAATCCCCCCAGCAATCCAGAATTGCTCGACGCCCTGGCCGAGGAGTTTCGCGCCGGTGAGTACGACCTGAAGCGATTGATCCGGCTAATCGCCTCATCGTACGTCTACGGTTTGTCGTCGTTGCCGGGCGAGCGCAACGTGGCCGACACTCGCAACTACTCGCGGCACTATCGCCAGCGTCTACGGGCTGAGACGTTGTTCGACGCGATCTGCGACGTGACCGAGGTCCCCGAGTCGTTTGAAGCGATGCCCTCTGGCTCGCGGGCGGTGGAGCTGTGGACGCACCGCGTCGACTCGCTGTTCCTCGACGCCTTTGGCCGTCCCGACGCGAATCAGGACCCGCCGTGCGAGCGCACGCCCGACACGACCATGGTGCAGGCGCTGCACCTGATGAACGCGCCCGGCTTGCATAACAAAGTGGTGAGCGACGCCGGCCGCGCTGCGCGGCTGGCCAAGAGCGATCAGCCCCCCGCGGCGATCGTCGAAGAACTGTATCTGGCGTGCTATTCACGTCCGCCCACTAGCGAAGAATCGGCCGCCACCACAGCGCTGTTCTCCACGGGGGAACGGCGACCAATCGTCGAAGACCTGTTGTGGGCCCTGATTAACTCGCCCGAGTTTGTGTTCAAGGACTAGAACGCGGACCCCCTTGTAGGAGCTTCTCGATGAGCGTCAATCGAAATTGCGAAGGCTTCAGCCGCCGAGATTGTCTGCAATTGGGACTTGGCGTGTTGGCGGGGGGCGGCTTTGTCGATCTGCTGCGACTGGCCGGCCAGGCCAATGAAGCGTCGTCGCCGGCGCCGCTCAAGCGGCCAACGAGCTGCATCCTCATCTGGATGGATGGCGGACCGTCGCACTTCGAAACCTTCGATCCCAAGCCCGAGGCGCCCGCCGAGTTTCGTGGCGAGTTGGGGGCGATCGGCACGAAGATCCCCGGCGTCTACTTCTCCGAGTATGTGCCGCGATTGGCGCAGATGGCCGACAAACTGGCCATTGTCCGTTCGGTGTGCCACAACCAGGGCAACCACGGCGCCGGCAATCACTACATGATGACCGGCTCGCCGCCGCGCATCCCGGTGGGCTGTGGGGCGTTTGTCAGCTTTCATCCCAGCCTGGGATCGGTGGCCGCCTTGGAGCGCGGCAGCCAGGGGGGATTGCCCGCCTACTTTTCCATGCCGAGCATGACGCGCTCTGGCGGACCGAATTTTCTGGGCGCCCGTTATGCGCCGTTCGTGGTCAACGGCGATCCCAATCACAAGGACTTTCGCGTGCGCGATGTGGCGCCACCGGAAGGGTTGGCCGACGACCGGTCGCTCAAGCGCCGCGACCTGCGGGGCGTGGTCGACCGCATGATCCGCATCGCCGACGAGGCGGCCGCCGACCCGGTCAACGCGCTCGATGAGTACTACCAGCAAGGCTACAATCTGGTGACGAGCGAATCGGCGCAGCGCGCTTTCAACATCCACGCCGAGCCGAAAGGGACGCGCGAGGCCTATGGCGAAAACACCTTTGGTCAGCGCGCCCTGCTCGCGCGGCGATTGGTCGAAGCGGGCGTGCCCTTCATCACTCTCAACGAGGGGGGCTGGGATCACCACTCCGACATCTTTGGCGCGATCAAGCGCCGCATGCCTCCCTTCGAGCAGGCGATCGCCGCGCTCATCACCGACCTCGAAGCGCGCGGAATGTTGGAAACCACGCTGGTGGTCGCCTTGGGCGAGTTTGGCCGCACGCCGAAGATCTCCACGCTCGCCGGACAAGACAAGTCCGGCCGCGATCACTGGTCCAACGCCATGTCGATCTTGTTCGCTGGTTGCGGCACGCCCGGAGGCCAAGTGATTGGCGCCACCGACAAGAACGGCTTCGCCCCGATCGATCGACTACTGGCGCCGGAGAATTTCGTTTCGACCGTCTACTCCAAGCTCGGCATCGATCCCAACAAAATGTATTACGCCCCCAATGGCCGGCCGGCGCATCTGGTCAGTAATCCCAATCCAATCAGCGAGTTGATGGGCTGATGTCGCAAAGCCGACTATGGCACGGCGTGTTTGTCGCCTCGGTGATCTGCCTGGTCGCCGCTCCCGCTCTTTTCGGGGCCCCTCCCGATCTCAGCTATTTCTTTCCCGCCGGCGCGCCAATTGGCGCCACAACGCAACTGACCGCGCAGGGCAAATTCGATTCGTGGCCGCCTAAGGTTTGGGTCGATCGCGCCGGCGTGGCGCTCGAACCGCTCCCCGAGTCTGGGAAATTGCAGGCAGTGGTTGCCGCCGACGCGTTGCCGGGCGCCTATTGGGCGCGGCTATACAACGCTCAAGGCGCCAGCCGCCCCGTGCCGTTCGTCGTTGGCCAAATGCCGGAAATCAATGAGGCAGAGCCCAACGATCTGCCGCAGAAGCCACAAGTTATTGCGCAGGCGAATCAGGTGCTAAATGGCCGGCTCGAGCGCACCGGCGATGTCGATTTGTACGCCGTGAGCCTGGCGCATGGTCAGACGCTAGTCGCACGGGTCGACGCCAACCAAGTCCTCGCGGCGCCACTCGACGCCATTGTGCAGGTGCTCGACGAGCGCGGTTTTGTACTGCAAGAGAATGACGACTCGCAAGGACTCGATCCACAACTGGTGTTCACCGCGCCGCGGGCAGGCACGTACCTAGTTCGCCTGTTGGGCTTTCCCGCGGATCCCAATAGTTCCATTTCGCTGGCTGGGCACGACACTTACATCTACCGCCTAACGCTGGCGACTAGCGGTTGGATCGACTACACGCTGCCGCTGGCCGTGGCCAACGGCGAGCAGAGCGTTGAACCAGTCGGCTGGAACATCCCGCCCGAGGCGCGGCAAATCGTTCCAGTTCCTTCGACCGATGGCAAACTGCTATTGGCCCGGCATCCGGCGCTGGCCAATAGCTATATGGTGCCGCGGGTCGACCACGCCGCGATCGTGGAGAGCGAACCCAATGGCGTCGATCAGCCGCAATGCGTGCCGTGGCCTGTGACGGTGACAGGACGAATCGACGCGCCGCGCGACAAAGACGTTTATCAATTCAACGCGCCGGCCGGCGCCAAGGTGCTGCTCCGCGCCGAGAGTCGGGCGCTGGGCTTTCCGCTCGACCCGGTGATCGAAGTTCAAGACGCCGCTGGCAAGTTGCTGGCGCGTGTCGATGACATTGGCGCCGAGCGCGACGGCGAGTTGGTCTTTGCCGTCCCCGCAGCGGGGGACTATCGCGCGCAGATCAGCGATTTGCATCGACAGGGCGGAGAGCGATATGTGTATCGCCTCACCTGCGAGGCCGCGGCGCCCGACTTTGCGCTTTCACTCGATCGCGATTCCTTCGTGTTGGCCGCCGGAGGCAAACTCGAAATCCCGGTTCAGGTGGAGCGGCGCCACGGCTTTGCCGAGCCTATCTCGGTGCGGCTAGTTGGCCTGCCCGCCGGAGCGACAGCAGAGGCTATCACCTCGGCCCCCGAGGGAGACACGGCCAAACAGATCAAGCTGACGATTGTCGCCGGCGCCGAACCATTCACCGGGCCGATTCAGTGCGTGGGAGAGGCAGCCGGCGCGCCCCCCATGTCGCGCCGTGCCATGGCGGCCATCGCCGGACGAACCCAGCGAACCGAGCAGCCCTGGCTTACCATCGCGCCCGCCGAGCAGAAATAGCGCGCGATCGTGCGGCGAAAGTATTGCCCGCGCCGATCTCTCATTGGCGCTCGTTGGCCTCTTGCTTCCGCCACGCGGAAGAAATCTCCTGCCGCCATAAGCGCGCAGATATGATGTGCTCCATTGAGAACACCACGAATCCTGTTGGGAAAGGCAGACCTGTGAAAGCCCTCGCTCAATACTTCAAGGCGACCGTGTTGGGGGGCGCGCTAGTCGTGGCGCCGTTGCTCGTCGGCCTGGTCATCATCGGAGCGGCGCTGCGGCAGACGGCAGACCTCCTGCGGCCGGTCGCCAGGTTGTTTCCCACGGAACAGTTTGCCGGCGTCTTGATCGTCGATCTACTTGCGATCCTGGTGCTGGTGCTGCTCTCGTTCTTCGCCGGCTTGGTGATCGCCACGCGGCCCGGGCGCGCGATGAGCCAGCGTGTCGATTCTATATTTTTGCGTCATTTGCCCGGCTTTTCGCTGGTCAGG
It contains:
- a CDS encoding DUF1549 and DUF1553 domain-containing protein — translated: MSHTARSIARLALVSLLAALCLMLEVAGGAEANRLPPAALESDSSRVIFELDVQPIFTAAGCNTGACHGKARGQNGFALSLLGFDPNFDYDSIVLQSRGRRVFPAAPDYSLLLQKPSAQLPHGGGKRLDPAGPEYQTVRRWIATGMPRATKDDPTVVGIALAPAQHVLPANSREQLVVTAEYSDGTTRDVTRLTSFASNEAAVVSVDRQGQLTAGALPGEASIMARYMGNIATWNTAVPLADSVDPQVYAGLPRYNVIDGHVWNRLQTLGITPSEPAADSKLLRRLYLDIIGRLPTPQETRDFLADASPDKRGELIDALLARPEYADHWANKWADLLRPNPYRVGIKATRSLDAWLRDAFRRNLPYDQFVRGLVTAQGSTWRNGATTIFRDRRSPDEITTLVSQLFLGTRLECAKCHQHPFEIWGQKDFYSLAAFFARVGYKGTGLSPPISGGEEIIFTADSGDVRHPLTGETLPPRPLFGAAREIGPEDDPRVVLVDWMLADGRQPFARVAVNRVWAELMGRGLVDPVDDLRATNPPSNPELLDALAEEFRAGEYDLKRLIRLIASSYVYGLSSLPGERNVADTRNYSRHYRQRLRAETLFDAICDVTEVPESFEAMPSGSRAVELWTHRVDSLFLDAFGRPDANQDPPCERTPDTTMVQALHLMNAPGLHNKVVSDAGRAARLAKSDQPPAAIVEELYLACYSRPPTSEESAATTALFSTGERRPIVEDLLWALINSPEFVFKD
- a CDS encoding DUF1501 domain-containing protein, giving the protein MSVNRNCEGFSRRDCLQLGLGVLAGGGFVDLLRLAGQANEASSPAPLKRPTSCILIWMDGGPSHFETFDPKPEAPAEFRGELGAIGTKIPGVYFSEYVPRLAQMADKLAIVRSVCHNQGNHGAGNHYMMTGSPPRIPVGCGAFVSFHPSLGSVAALERGSQGGLPAYFSMPSMTRSGGPNFLGARYAPFVVNGDPNHKDFRVRDVAPPEGLADDRSLKRRDLRGVVDRMIRIADEAAADPVNALDEYYQQGYNLVTSESAQRAFNIHAEPKGTREAYGENTFGQRALLARRLVEAGVPFITLNEGGWDHHSDIFGAIKRRMPPFEQAIAALITDLEARGMLETTLVVALGEFGRTPKISTLAGQDKSGRDHWSNAMSILFAGCGTPGGQVIGATDKNGFAPIDRLLAPENFVSTVYSKLGIDPNKMYYAPNGRPAHLVSNPNPISELMG
- a CDS encoding PPC domain-containing protein, with amino-acid sequence MSQSRLWHGVFVASVICLVAAPALFGAPPDLSYFFPAGAPIGATTQLTAQGKFDSWPPKVWVDRAGVALEPLPESGKLQAVVAADALPGAYWARLYNAQGASRPVPFVVGQMPEINEAEPNDLPQKPQVIAQANQVLNGRLERTGDVDLYAVSLAHGQTLVARVDANQVLAAPLDAIVQVLDERGFVLQENDDSQGLDPQLVFTAPRAGTYLVRLLGFPADPNSSISLAGHDTYIYRLTLATSGWIDYTLPLAVANGEQSVEPVGWNIPPEARQIVPVPSTDGKLLLARHPALANSYMVPRVDHAAIVESEPNGVDQPQCVPWPVTVTGRIDAPRDKDVYQFNAPAGAKVLLRAESRALGFPLDPVIEVQDAAGKLLARVDDIGAERDGELVFAVPAAGDYRAQISDLHRQGGERYVYRLTCEAAAPDFALSLDRDSFVLAAGGKLEIPVQVERRHGFAEPISVRLVGLPAGATAEAITSAPEGDTAKQIKLTIVAGAEPFTGPIQCVGEAAGAPPMSRRAMAAIAGRTQRTEQPWLTIAPAEQK